The Coriobacteriia bacterium genome has a window encoding:
- a CDS encoding helix-turn-helix transcriptional regulator, whose translation MRIAFRQASSCSLAQGIVGFGLFKALMEQSYSTAMSTRPNVHVIINDVPFSVMASFSIILCAAVLLAFGARLRPRVIRPVACSAIVVLSCAILVALPGNKLPALVPVLSLVYGVTAIIGNTAWLDALARLGTQPCVLSLIAGSLLGATLSLALTALPLSVAPFLAAGTGLFSAGLYLCTTSGSPRPSSVTETERPPSVGSVLRRLAAPLAVYACLSIALGLIASFQAVGAPPSQGAFAKGIASVVAYALLLVIALRARTVPDISALFKVAVPAVALLLGILPFLGPTYMLLFDAIFVALNAIASTVALALLLGMCVERRVPVIPSVAVVTLGSRALLLVGLLLGSALGSLGFADLTTRTLAVAFVALYLLSLGLVALTRRQRPDPESPVKAAATGAGRLEASPKTSSEPAALHSASGARNDGGTPPHATFDGHRLTPRERELAQLMVRGMTISQAADKLGLAVSTVRGYTKGLYAKLGVHSREELVALYGGSELPKHAD comes from the coding sequence ATGCGCATCGCATTTCGACAGGCGTCCTCGTGCTCCCTTGCTCAGGGCATCGTGGGCTTCGGGCTGTTCAAGGCGCTCATGGAGCAGAGCTACTCGACCGCCATGTCGACGCGACCCAACGTGCACGTCATCATCAACGACGTGCCGTTTTCCGTCATGGCGTCCTTCTCGATCATTCTGTGCGCCGCTGTCCTGCTCGCGTTCGGAGCGCGCCTTCGACCTCGCGTCATCCGTCCTGTTGCCTGTTCCGCCATCGTCGTGCTCTCGTGCGCCATCCTCGTTGCGCTTCCGGGCAACAAGCTGCCTGCCCTCGTCCCCGTTCTCTCGCTTGTCTATGGCGTCACGGCCATCATCGGCAACACGGCATGGCTCGACGCCCTCGCTCGGCTGGGCACCCAGCCCTGCGTCCTGTCCCTCATCGCCGGTTCGCTGCTCGGGGCCACGCTGAGCCTTGCCCTCACCGCGCTACCCCTCTCCGTCGCCCCCTTTCTTGCCGCAGGGACAGGCCTGTTCAGCGCCGGGTTGTATCTCTGCACGACGAGCGGCTCTCCCCGCCCTTCGTCCGTGACAGAGACGGAACGCCCCCCTTCCGTTGGCTCAGTGCTCCGCAGGCTCGCAGCACCGCTCGCCGTCTATGCGTGTCTCAGCATCGCACTGGGGCTCATCGCCTCGTTTCAGGCCGTCGGCGCCCCTCCGTCCCAGGGCGCCTTCGCCAAGGGCATAGCCAGCGTTGTCGCCTATGCCCTCCTGCTCGTCATCGCGCTCCGGGCACGCACCGTGCCCGACATCTCCGCGCTGTTCAAGGTCGCCGTTCCCGCCGTCGCTCTACTACTTGGCATCTTGCCGTTTCTCGGCCCCACCTACATGCTGCTCTTTGATGCTATATTCGTCGCGCTCAACGCGATCGCGAGCACCGTCGCGCTTGCCCTTCTGCTCGGCATGTGCGTCGAGAGACGCGTCCCCGTCATACCCTCCGTCGCCGTCGTCACGCTCGGATCTCGAGCCCTGCTGCTCGTAGGGCTCCTCCTCGGCAGCGCCCTTGGTTCGCTGGGGTTTGCCGACCTCACGACGCGCACGCTCGCCGTCGCCTTTGTCGCGCTCTACCTGCTCTCGCTCGGCCTCGTTGCGCTCACCCGCCGCCAGCGCCCCGATCCAGAGTCGCCCGTAAAGGCGGCTGCCACGGGCGCGGGACGCCTCGAAGCGTCTCCCAAAACAAGCAGTGAACCCGCGGCCCTCCACTCGGCCTCCGGCGCGCGCAACGACGGGGGCACCCCGCCCCACGCCACCTTTGACGGGCATCGCCTGACACCGCGAGAGCGCGAGCTCGCCCAGCTCATGGTGCGGGGCATGACCATATCCCAGGCGGCCGACAAGCTCGGCCTGGCCGTCAGCACGGTGCGCGGCTACACGAAGGGCCTGTATGCCAAACTCGGGGTGCATTCCCGCGAGGAGCTCGTCGCGCTCTATGGGGGCAGCGAGCTTCCGAAGCATGCCGACTGA
- a CDS encoding VOC family protein: MSKEMSRRTFVAGASTAAALSTLGGVATALASEASAAKDEKAGSAAAEAEPAPIVPGGPSAGIVRVTISVNDYEKSRSFFTNMLEFKEMATGILSPEEVKGLYGLEGGARYTMLKNEWQTTLVQLIEFEARTGKCIRTDRPSWDPGYFDVAMRCDDNKAVRDHLVKLGYSYYCEPHEYTTEWSGNTVSEAVACGVDDMPLTLIESVSEPRPEFEGLFKNITDVAQAVSDIDAADAFYGGVLGLTKVYDEEVVGLVDAILNLPANTPTRLAMYSVEGTPVVELIQMDIEGTPMSDVAKPENAGLFCTSFEVDDVAATLKACEDAGFAPHGDPVECFVAPYGTIDAAIVDGPDGMLVELFHRK, translated from the coding sequence GCCGCTGCCCTCTCTACGCTCGGCGGCGTTGCCACGGCGCTCGCGAGCGAGGCGTCGGCTGCCAAGGATGAGAAGGCCGGCTCCGCTGCGGCCGAGGCCGAACCCGCTCCCATCGTGCCGGGCGGTCCGAGTGCTGGCATCGTGCGTGTGACCATCAGCGTCAACGACTACGAGAAGAGCCGCTCGTTCTTCACGAACATGCTCGAGTTCAAGGAGATGGCGACGGGTATTCTCTCGCCCGAGGAGGTCAAGGGCCTGTACGGCCTTGAGGGCGGAGCGCGTTACACGATGCTCAAGAACGAGTGGCAGACGACGCTTGTGCAGCTCATCGAGTTCGAGGCACGTACGGGCAAGTGCATCCGCACCGACCGCCCGAGCTGGGATCCCGGCTACTTTGACGTCGCCATGCGCTGCGACGACAACAAGGCCGTGCGCGACCACCTCGTGAAGCTGGGTTACAGCTACTACTGTGAGCCGCACGAGTACACGACGGAGTGGAGCGGCAACACGGTCAGCGAGGCCGTTGCATGCGGTGTTGACGACATGCCCCTGACGCTTATCGAGTCAGTCTCCGAGCCGCGCCCTGAGTTCGAGGGCCTGTTCAAGAACATCACGGACGTCGCGCAGGCTGTGAGCGACATCGATGCGGCGGACGCGTTCTACGGCGGTGTCCTGGGCTTGACGAAGGTGTATGACGAGGAGGTTGTGGGCCTGGTCGATGCCATCCTCAACCTGCCTGCCAACACCCCGACGCGTCTGGCCATGTACTCGGTCGAGGGCACGCCCGTTGTCGAGCTCATCCAGATGGACATCGAGGGAACGCCGATGTCCGACGTTGCGAAGCCCGAGAACGCCGGCCTGTTCTGCACGAGTTTCGAAGTCGACGACGTCGCGGCGACGCTGAAGGCATGCGAGGATGCGGGCTTTGCGCCGCACGGTGATCCTGTTGAGTGCTTCGTTGCGCCGTATGGCACAATCGACGCCGCCATCGTTGATGGACCGGACGGGATGCTCGTAGAGCTGTTCCATCGCAAGTAA
- a CDS encoding helix-turn-helix transcriptional regulator, which yields MGPAQQRSSLKAETAGSAAVCTAPSAPRTVSERVDVYCLALLVGYGLFRALMNATYATGMNTVNTATPPLGSNLSFSIAASAFMLLASGTLAVVGWLKPSARLHLPAMASIVALSLTNLASGLGSGQSQAGGTTHLVLSIISGVTWIVANAAWLMAFVTLRPRRCLTTLVGAMLLSSVVLIPLCLIPVGAQAICLTVMGLLSAALYWWLARTLAPRELQRATSAKAASSTGPEPGAPDLSRRERALGALHEIWSPLVIYAVLVMTFGLVTAFQTGSTSGSTSHTVAKSLVTMLACLIVAGIAFLGRSMPNIRRIFRLSFPLVALALIALPLASTAYSVGFYVALVVLNAITSISVLFLLIEAARMWDIPILSVSCLSMFAARLLLLAGLLAGQALGAQEHLDETVRSLVVSAVALYLLSLPLVSLARPRRRGEDREPGGVTVPLSDVEALVRPRTRRSSAPIDPTHATLTATSPRNTEPVAPTPPVPKGPVAWNDLTDREAQIVDLLAHGRSMSHAAQELGLATNTVRNYVQRIYEKLDVHSKQELIELLDATRQQGGSRDQPPLG from the coding sequence ATGGGCCCAGCGCAGCAGCGGAGCTCCCTCAAGGCCGAGACCGCCGGCTCGGCGGCCGTCTGCACGGCACCGTCTGCGCCACGCACCGTATCCGAGCGCGTCGACGTCTACTGCCTTGCCCTCCTCGTCGGATACGGCCTCTTTCGCGCGCTCATGAACGCGACGTACGCAACGGGCATGAACACGGTAAACACAGCGACTCCCCCTTTGGGCAGCAACCTCTCGTTCTCCATCGCAGCCTCCGCATTTATGCTCCTCGCGAGTGGCACGCTCGCCGTTGTCGGCTGGCTGAAGCCCAGCGCACGCCTTCATCTGCCCGCGATGGCATCCATCGTCGCGCTCTCCCTGACGAACCTCGCGTCGGGCCTAGGTTCAGGTCAGTCGCAAGCCGGCGGCACCACGCATCTCGTGCTCAGCATCATCAGCGGCGTAACGTGGATCGTCGCCAACGCCGCCTGGCTCATGGCCTTCGTCACGCTGAGACCACGCCGTTGCCTAACAACGCTCGTCGGCGCCATGCTCCTGAGCTCCGTCGTCCTCATCCCGCTGTGCCTCATACCCGTAGGCGCTCAAGCGATCTGCCTGACCGTCATGGGACTACTGAGCGCAGCCCTTTACTGGTGGCTCGCCCGCACGCTCGCCCCTCGCGAGCTACAACGAGCGACGTCCGCAAAAGCAGCGTCGTCCACAGGCCCGGAGCCCGGGGCGCCCGACCTGTCGCGTCGTGAGCGCGCGCTCGGCGCGTTGCACGAGATCTGGAGCCCTCTCGTCATCTACGCCGTGCTCGTCATGACGTTCGGCCTCGTCACGGCGTTCCAAACAGGAAGTACGTCAGGCTCCACAAGTCATACGGTCGCAAAGAGTCTCGTCACGATGCTCGCCTGTCTCATTGTCGCCGGCATAGCGTTTCTCGGTCGCAGCATGCCCAATATTCGGCGTATATTCCGCCTGTCGTTTCCTCTGGTAGCGCTCGCCCTCATCGCCCTTCCGCTCGCAAGCACGGCCTACAGCGTCGGCTTTTACGTGGCACTCGTCGTGCTCAACGCCATTACAAGCATCTCTGTGCTGTTCTTGCTCATCGAGGCGGCGCGCATGTGGGACATTCCCATACTCTCCGTCTCCTGCCTCTCCATGTTTGCCGCCCGCCTCCTCCTGCTCGCCGGGCTTCTCGCCGGCCAGGCCCTGGGCGCCCAGGAGCACCTCGATGAGACCGTCCGCTCGCTTGTCGTGTCAGCCGTCGCACTGTACCTCTTGTCGCTTCCCCTCGTCTCGCTGGCACGCCCCCGCCGCCGTGGGGAAGACAGGGAGCCCGGCGGCGTCACCGTTCCCCTCAGCGACGTGGAAGCGCTGGTCAGACCGCGCACACGCAGGAGCAGCGCGCCGATAGACCCAACCCACGCGACACTAACGGCAACGTCTCCCCGCAACACCGAGCCGGTAGCCCCGACTCCCCCTGTCCCAAAAGGCCCCGTCGCATGGAATGACCTCACGGATCGCGAGGCACAAATCGTCGACCTGCTTGCTCACGGCCGCTCGATGTCACACGCGGCGCAGGAGCTGGGATTGGCCACGAACACGGTGCGCAACTACGTGCAGCGCATCTACGAAAAGCTCGACGTCCACTCCAAACAGGAGCTCATCGAGCTGCTTGACGCCACCCGTCAACAAGGTGGCTCTCGGGACCAGCCACCGCTGGGGTAG